The Acidobacteriota bacterium genome contains the following window.
GCCGGGCTTCGAGACCCGCAACCACGGTGCGCAGGCCGGCGATCTTGGTATCCACGCCGGCAATCTCGGCGCGCACGAACTCCTTCGTCGCGAGCGGTTCGAGATCGGCTCTGGTGACTCGCTCGCCAATCGCATTCCTGATCACGTCAACCAGCGTTTCCGCCTGCAGGTCGTCGACGCCGACGGCGCGCAGTTGCTTGACGGCAGAGTGGGTATCGAACGTAGTGAT
Protein-coding sequences here:
- a CDS encoding DUF1640 domain-containing protein, translated to MTITTFDTHSAVKQLRAVGVDDLQAETLVDVIRNAIGERVTRADLEPLATKEFVRAEIAGVDTKIAGLRTVVAGLEARLFRHLWVMAAGIVGATFTLLKLFP